A window of Ictidomys tridecemlineatus isolate mIctTri1 chromosome 15, mIctTri1.hap1, whole genome shotgun sequence contains these coding sequences:
- the Atmin gene encoding ATM interactor, whose product MAASEAAAAAGPAALAAGAPPVPEAARGAAAAAASGPWGPLGSRLRGSRPRPAAARQQPAAPAPPARELIQPSVSELSRAVRTNILCTVRGCGKILPNSPALNMHLVKSHRLQDGIVNPTIRKDLKTIPKFYCCPIEGCPRGPDRPFSQFSLVKQHFMKMHAEKKHKCSKCSNSYGTEWDLKRHAEDCGKTFQCTCGCPYASRTALQSHIYRTGHEIPAEHRDPPSKKRKMENYLQNQKLSNKTIEPLSTQPPPRPDPQELETSEIKLVNPFEDSCSSNARKQSVTTPPRYPQKLLLPKPKVALVKLPVMQFSPVPVFVPTADSSAQPVVLGMDQGSTAGAVHLVPLSVGTLILGLESEACSLKESLPLSKIINPVVEPVSTGVQVNLGKNLSNPLQELGNTCQKNSISSINVQTDLSYASQNFLPSAQWIGPDSSVSSCSQTDLSFDSQVSLPISVHTQTLLPSSKVTSSIAAQTDAFMDTCYQPGGISRETQTSEMQSPTRGQVQMDQAGMCRDIFESVHSSYSVPADTIISSSLVAETVTRGLLPQNDPKTLNQDIEKSAPILSFSAQNSMLPSQNMTDNQTQTIDLLSDLENILSSNLPDQTLDNRSLLSDTNPGPDTQLPSGSTQNPGIDFDIEEFFSASNIQTQTEESELSTMNTEPVLESLDIETQTDFLLADTSVQPYGYRGSSHFLGLEMFDTQTQTDLNFFLDSSPHLPLGSILKHSSFSMSTDSSDTETQTEGISAAKNLSALESKVQLNSTETQTMSSGFETLGSLFFTSNETQTAMDDFLLADLAWNTMESQFSSVETQTCAELHAVSNF is encoded by the exons ATGGCGGCCtcggaggcggcggcggcggcggggcccGCGGCTCTGGCGGCGGGCGCTCCTCCCGTCCCGGAGGCCGCGCggggagccgccgccgccgccgcctcgggcCCGTGGGGGCCCCTGGGGTCCCGGCTGAGGGGCAGCCGGCCGCGGCCCGCAGCGGCACGGCAGCAGCCCGCGGCCCCGGCGCCGCCCGCGCGCGAGCTGATCCAGCCGTCGGTGAGCGAGCTGTCGCGGGCGGTGCGGACCAACATCCTGTGCACCGTGCGCGGCTGCGGCAAGATCCTGCCCAACAGCCCGGCGCTCAACATGCACCTGGTCAAGAGCCACCGCCTCCAG GATGGCATAGTAAATCCAACAATAAGAAAAGATTTGAAAACCATACCAAAATTCTACTGTTGTCCAATTGAAGGATGCCCTAGAGGTCCTGACAGACcattttctcagttttctctCGTAAAACAg cactttaTGAAAATGCATGCCGAGAAGAAGCATAAATGCAGCAAGTGCAGCAATTCCTATGGTACCGAGTGGGACTTGAAAAGGCACGCAGAGGACTGTGGCAAGACCTTCCAGTGCACATGCGGCTGTCCCTATGCCAGCAGAACGGCATTACAGTCTCACATCTACCGAACTGGTCACGAGATCCCTGCAGAACACAG GGATCCACCtagtaaaaaaaggaaaatggaaaactatCTACAAAACCAGAAGTTATCTAATAAGACCATTGAACCATTGAGCACTCAACCCCCTCCTCGACCAGATCCTCAAGAACTAGaaacttcagaaataaaattagtaaatCCTTTTGAAGATTCTTGCAGCTCTAACGCCAGAAAACAGAGTGTCACAACACCTCCGAGATATCCTCAGAAGTTGCTTCTACCAAAGCCCAAAGTGGCTTTAGTTAAACTTCCAGTCATGCAGTTCTCTCCTGTGCCTGTCTTCGTGCCTACAGCCGACTCTTCGGCCCAGCCTGTGGTGTTAGGTATGGATCAGGGCTCCACTGCAGGTGCTGTGCACTTAGTGCCCTTGTCAGTAGGAACCCTGATCCTTGGCCTAGAGTCAGAGGCTTGTTCTCTTAAGGAGAGCCTACctctttcaaaaattataaatccTGTTGTTGAGCCAGTTAGTACCGGTGTTCAAGTGAACTTGGGTAAAAATCTGTCTAATCCTTTACAAGAACTAGGGAACACGTGTCAGAAGAACAGCATTTCTTCAATCAATGTACAGACGGATCTGTCCTATGCCTCACAAAACTTCCTACCTTCTGCACAGTGGATTGGCCCTGATTCCTCTGTATCATCTTGTTCTCAGACTGATCTGTCATTTGATTCTCAAGTGTCCCTTCCCATTAGTGTTCACACCCAGACGCTTCTGCCCAGCTCTAAGGTAACTTCATCTATAGCCGCTCAGACTGATGCATTTATGGACACTTGTTATCAGCCAGGTGGGATCTCCAGAGAAACCCAAACCAGTGAAATGCAAAGTCCCACACGTGGCCAAGTACAGATGGACCAAGCTGGAATGTGCAGAGACATTTTTGAGAGTGTCCATTCATCATACAGTGTCCCTGCAGACACTATTATAAGCAGCAGCTTAGTAGCAGAGACAGTAACTCGTGGTTTGTTACCTCAGAATGACCCTAAGACTTTAAATCAAGATATTGAGAAATCTGCACCCATTTTGAGCTTCAGTGCACAGAATAGTATGCTTCCTTCACAGAACATGACAGATAATCAGACCCAAACCATAGACTTATTAAGTGATTTAGAAAATATCTTGTCAAGTAATCTGCCCGATCAGACATTGGATAACCGTAGTCTTTTGTCTGACACAAACCCTGGGCCTGACACTCAGCTGCCATCTGGCTCAACCCAGAATCCTGGAATAGATTTTGATATTGAAGAGTTCTTCTCAGCTTCAAATATCCAGACTCAAACTGAAGAGAGTGAACTTAGCACCATGAACACTGAGCCAGTCTTGGAATCACTGGACATAGAGACCCAAACTGACTTCTTACTTGCAGACACATCTGTCCAGCCCTACGGGTATAGGGGAAGTTCTCACTTCCTAGGCCTTGAGATGTTTGACACGCAAACGCAGACAGACTTAAACTTCTTTTTGGACAGTAGCCCTCATCTGCCCCTTGGCAGCATCCTGAAACACTCCAGCTTTTCCATGAGCACTGATTCATCAGACACAGAGACCCAAACTGAAGGAATCTCCGCTGCTAAAAACCTATCTGCCCTAGAGAGCAAAGTTCAGTTGAACAGTACAGAAACACAGACCATGAGTTCAGGTTTTGAAACCTTGGGGAGCTTGTTCTTTACCAGCAATGAAACTCAGACAGCAATGGATGATTTTCTTCTAGCTGATTTGGCCTGGAACACGATGGAATCTCAGTTCAGCTCTGTGGAAACTCAGACATGCGCCGAGttgcacgcagtctccaacttctaa